The following are encoded together in the Labrus mixtus chromosome 2, fLabMix1.1, whole genome shotgun sequence genome:
- the kdm2aa gene encoding lysine (K)-specific demethylase 2Aa isoform X2 encodes MGRAGTRRRYHDDGISDEEIDGRRMFDLEEKVSSQRFSSDRVLRMEGKDLTFEFVQRGGLRDPILFERPEGLGLKMPDSDFSVNDVKMFVGSRRMIDVMDVSTQKGTEMSMAQWTRYYETPPPQREKLYNVISLEFSHTKLESLVNRPTTVDLIDWVDNMWPRHLKERQRDSTNSITDMQYPKVQKYCLMSVEGCYTDFHIDFGGTSVWYHILRGSKVFWLIPPSPQNLELYENWVLSGKQGDVFLGDRVSDCQRIELKQGCTFIIPSGWIHAVYTPVDSMVFGGNFLHSFNIPMQLNICNIEDRTRVPVKFRYPFYYEMCWYVLERYVFSLTKTSYLTPEFQKHSLGIGLKKPPGSDAASELVKEEEEEEEEDEDEQQQQQQPENVHVTPLELEGMWNLLGKLEALPSNKKCVPAGIHNAPALITHIKALLKEHANDNPKLSYSGKPIIRWPKRPSWYQPPPPPPPPPRPKLANTPVVPRPQKPASSMSVLRRRRVRCKRCEACMRTECGECNFCRDMKKFGGPGKLKQTCVLRQCLSPGLPLSAVCEICKEPNQEETGDASLVLMECSNCAQIVHPACLTVQGEGVVNKDLPSCWECPKCVQGITDPESSGSDESLAPGHQQQVRPRGPLVLRLGPGPSAAVLGGPGCSQQDGEVVRCGFFPPPPLSCCSSSASLLLVAAPLPSQPISSRLSKGHKADGPPLKRKSSSLLDARMAKIYRRQRHSRDGDDSASDDEDEGSQRRKMALHARGAVHSTRRGFNANRRGLLRGGSAHRGSRGGVMPAGSSAFKLKRGVGVREAGRRGRGVRLRGGSRMQRRGDDSDESDDDEDDDDDDEEEDEEEEEEDSEHEGKEHRHRHRRRRRRADDDEEDDSDGGDFDPDEDELDTLEDEEEEDEEEEEGRWDSDPEPPVLLVSDLSDDLLSGSYLTVTLQHPQKARTHSGSIVPKLEAAVAQRSAGGAAGQQPFIQRKTLSKPSRPKSCDITESTTPRGPGRPRLRGNHGARGARDGSGSSSEEEDVSPPSSSLSPPSLLSLPSFKDVGNEVGGEKEVWVSVFRFLDRAELLNCMTVCKAWYKWSCDKRLWSHVDVSRCSPLSNQSLAGIIKRQPSSLDLSWTPLAKRQLTCLLSRLPGLRELRVTGLSWSCLSALASPSLPCLRLLDLRWCEGIRDAQIKEIIIPPDSESTRSRLRNMGTLHLSGLEVSDSSLRLLQRHMPQLQRLDLSHCKDISDSSIALLTAAGTHTRHNLTELYLAGCSELTDTCLSYLKRLSCLSLLDLRGCSGVSRRACDAFISDLSHVAHYCMMEEKLIQRMD; translated from the exons ATGGGG CGGGCTGGTACCCGTAGGCGTTACCATGACGATGGCATCTCAGACGAAGAGATCGATGGACGGCGGATGTTTGACCTGGAGGAGAAGGTCAGCAGCCAGAGGTTTAGCTCCGACAGAGTGCTGCGCATGGAGGGGAAag ATCTGACGTTCGAGTTTGTGCAGAGAGGAGGTCTGAGAGACCCCATACTGTTTGAAAGACCTGAAGGACTCGGACTCAA GATGCCTGATTCAGATTTCAGTGTGAATGACGTCAAGATGTTTGTTG GCAGCCGGCGGATGATTGATGTGATGGACGTCAGCACTCAGAAAGGGACGGAGATGTCTATGGCTCAGTGGACTCGATACTACGAGACTCCGCCCCCTCAGAGAGAGAAGCTTTATAATGTCATCAGCCTGGAGTTCAGCCACACCAAGCTGGAGTCGCTGGTCAACAGACCCACAACT gtggacCTGATCGACTGGGTGGACAACATGTGGCCTCGACACctgaaggagagacagagagactcgACAAACTCCATCACAGACATGCAGTACCCCAAAGTCCAGAA ATACTGTCTGATGAGTGTGGAGGGCTGTTACACAGACTTCCACATTGACTTTGGAGGGACATCAGTGTGGTACCACATCCTGAGAGGGAGTAAG gtgttCTGGCtgatccctccctcccctcagaACCTGGAGCTGTACGAGAACTGGGTTCTGTCAGGGAAACAGGGAGACGTGTTCCTGGGAGATCGAGTGTCGGACTGTCAGAGGATAGAGCTGAAGCAGGGCTGCACCTTCATCATCCCCTCAG GTTGGATCCATGCCGTCTACACTCCTGTGGACTCCATGGTGTTTGGAGGAAATTTCCTGCATAGCTTCAACATCCCCATGCAGCTCAACATCTGTAACATCGAGGACAGGACACGG GTTCCGGTGAAGTTCCGTTACCCTTTCTACTACGAGATGTGTTGGTACGTGTTGGAGCGTTATGTGTTCAGCCTGACGAAGACCTCGTACCTCACACCTGAGTTCCAGAAACACTCGCTGGGCATTG GTCTGAAGAAGCCGCCCGGCTCTGATGCAGCCTCTGAGCTggtaaaggaggaggaggaggaggaggaggaagatgaagatgaacagcagcagcagcagcagcctgaaaatgttcatgtgaCTCCTCTTGAACTGGAGGGAATGTGGAACCTGCTGGGCAAACTGGAAGCTCTGCCGTCCAACAAGAAGTGTGTCCCTGCCGGAATACACAACGCCCCTGCTCTCATCACACACATCAag GCTCTCCTGAAGGAACACGCCAACGACAACCCCAAACTGTCATACTCAGGGAAACCCATCATCAGATGGCCAAAAAGA CCCTCGTGGTaccagcctcctcctcctccccctccccctccccgtcCTAAACTGGCCAACACGCCGGTCGTGCCCCGCCCTCAGAaacccgcctcctccatgtcgGTGCTAAGACGTCGCAGAGTCAG gtgtaaACGGTGTGAGGCGTGTATGAGAACAGAGTGTGGAGAATGTAACTTCTGTAGAGATATGAAGAAGTTTGGAGGACCGGGGAAACTCAAACAGACCTGTGTGCTGAGGCAGTGTCTCTCT CCGGGCCTCCCTCTGTCTGCTGTCTGCGAGATCTGTAAGGAGCCCAaccaggaggagacaggagacgcCTCCCTCGTCCTCATGGAGTGTTCCAACTGTGCTCAGATAGTTCATCCTGCCTGTCTcacg gttcagggAGAAGGAGTGGTGAACAAAGACCTGCCAAGCTGCTGGGAGTGTCCCAAATGTGTGCAGGGCATCACTGACCCAgag TCATCAGGCAGTGACGAGTCGTTGGCCCCCGGCCACCAGCAGCAGGTCCGTCCCCGCGGGCCCCTGGTGCTCCGGCTGGGCCCCGGGCCCTCTGCTGCAGTGTTGGGGGGTCCTGGGTGCTCCCAGCAGGACGGGGAGGTGGTCCGCTGTGGtttcttcccccctcctcctctctcctgctgctcctcctcagcctctctTCTCTTGGTGGCGGCCCCTCTGCCTtctcagccaatcagctcgAGACTG TCTAAAGGACATAAAGCTGACGGCCCCCCTCTG AAGCGTAAATCTTCGTCTTTGTTGGACGCTCGGATGGCGAAGATTTACAGACGACAGAGACACAGCCGAGACGGAGATGACTCGGCcagtgatgatgaggatgaag GCtctcagaggaggaagatggcGCTCCACGCTCGAGGGGCGGTCCACTCTACCAGGAGGGGCTTCAATGCTAACAGGAGGGGCTTGCTGAGAGGAGGCTCTGCCCACAGAGGGAGTAGAGGCGGGGTCATGCCTGCTGGCTCCTCTGCATTCAAACTGAAGCGAGGGGTGGGTGTGAGAGAGGCAGGGCGGAGGGGGAGGGGCGTGAGGCTGCGGGGCGGGTCCAGGATGCAACGACGAGGAGATGACTCAGATGAGTCGGACGATGATGaagacgacgatgatgatgatgaggaggaggatgaagaggaggaggaggaggacagtgaGCATGAAGGGAAAGAGCATCGTCATCGTCACCGACGAAGAAGGAGAAGAGCTGATGATGACGAGGAGGATGACAGCGATGGAGGGGACTTTGACCCTGACGAGGATGAGCTAGACACTctggaagatgaggaagaggaggatgaggaggaggaggaggggcgcTGGGATTCAGACCCTGAGCCTCCAGTCCTCCTGGTGTCAGACCTGAGTGACGACCTGCTGAGCGGCTCATACCTGACTGTGACTCTCCAGCACCCCCAAAAGGCCCGCACGCACAGTG gctcCATCGTTCCAAAGCTggaggcagctgtggctcagaggtcagcagggggcgctgcaggcCAGCAGCCCTTTATCCAGAGGAAGACTCTGTCCAAACCCTCCCGACCCAagagctgtgacatcactgagagcACCACACCTCGAGGACCGGGCAG gcCTCGTCTGCGGGGTAACCATGGTGCCAGAGGCGCCAGAGACGGCTCAGGGTCTTcatcagaggaagaggacgtttcccccccctcctcctccctgtctcccccctccctgctGTCGCTCCCCTCCTTCAAAGACGTAGGAAACGAGgtgggaggagagaaggaagtgTGGGTGTCAGTGTTCAGGTTCCTGGACAGAGCCGAGCTGCTGAACTGTATGACTGTGTGCAAGGCCTGGTACAAGTG GAGCTGTGATAAGCGTCTGTGGTCTCATGTGGATGTCAGTCGGTGTAGTCCTCTCTCTAATCAGTCTCTGGCTGGAATCATCAAACGTCAGCCGTCCTCTCTGGACCTGTCCTGGACCCCACTAGCCAAGAGAcagctcacctgtctgctcaGTAGGCtgccag GTCTGAGGGAGCTGAGGGTTACCGGTCTGTCCTGGTCCTGTTTGTCTGCGCTGgcatctccctctcttccctgtCTTCGTCTGCTCGACCTGCGTTGGTGTGAAGGAATCAGAGACGCTCAGATCAAAGAGATCATCATCCCCCCAG ACTCCGAGTCGACCCGCAGCAGGCTGAGGAACATGGGGACTCTGCATTTGTCAGGTCTGGAGGTGAGCGACTCGTCCCTCAGGTTGCTGCAGAGACACATGCCTCAGCTGCAGAGACTCGACCTGTCTCACTGTAAGGACATCAGTGACTCGTCAATCGCTCTGCTCACTGCTGCAGggacacacaccagacacaacCTGACCGAACTCTACCTAGCAG GCTGCAGTGAGCTGACAGACACTTGTCTGTCTTACCTTAAGCGtctgtcctgtctgtctttgttggaCCTGCGTGGATGTTCAGGTGTGAGCAGAAGAGCGTGTGACGCCTTCATCTCTGATCTGTCCCATGTCGCCCACTACTGCATGATGGAGGAGAAGCTAATCCAGCGCATGGACTGA
- the kdm2aa gene encoding lysine (K)-specific demethylase 2Aa isoform X1 produces the protein MDQSKPRHSKRLRAGTRRRYHDDGISDEEIDGRRMFDLEEKVSSQRFSSDRVLRMEGKDLTFEFVQRGGLRDPILFERPEGLGLKMPDSDFSVNDVKMFVGSRRMIDVMDVSTQKGTEMSMAQWTRYYETPPPQREKLYNVISLEFSHTKLESLVNRPTTVDLIDWVDNMWPRHLKERQRDSTNSITDMQYPKVQKYCLMSVEGCYTDFHIDFGGTSVWYHILRGSKVFWLIPPSPQNLELYENWVLSGKQGDVFLGDRVSDCQRIELKQGCTFIIPSGWIHAVYTPVDSMVFGGNFLHSFNIPMQLNICNIEDRTRVPVKFRYPFYYEMCWYVLERYVFSLTKTSYLTPEFQKHSLGIGLKKPPGSDAASELVKEEEEEEEEDEDEQQQQQQPENVHVTPLELEGMWNLLGKLEALPSNKKCVPAGIHNAPALITHIKALLKEHANDNPKLSYSGKPIIRWPKRPSWYQPPPPPPPPPRPKLANTPVVPRPQKPASSMSVLRRRRVRCKRCEACMRTECGECNFCRDMKKFGGPGKLKQTCVLRQCLSPGLPLSAVCEICKEPNQEETGDASLVLMECSNCAQIVHPACLTVQGEGVVNKDLPSCWECPKCVQGITDPESSGSDESLAPGHQQQVRPRGPLVLRLGPGPSAAVLGGPGCSQQDGEVVRCGFFPPPPLSCCSSSASLLLVAAPLPSQPISSRLSKGHKADGPPLKRKSSSLLDARMAKIYRRQRHSRDGDDSASDDEDEGSQRRKMALHARGAVHSTRRGFNANRRGLLRGGSAHRGSRGGVMPAGSSAFKLKRGVGVREAGRRGRGVRLRGGSRMQRRGDDSDESDDDEDDDDDDEEEDEEEEEEDSEHEGKEHRHRHRRRRRRADDDEEDDSDGGDFDPDEDELDTLEDEEEEDEEEEEGRWDSDPEPPVLLVSDLSDDLLSGSYLTVTLQHPQKARTHSGSIVPKLEAAVAQRSAGGAAGQQPFIQRKTLSKPSRPKSCDITESTTPRGPGRPRLRGNHGARGARDGSGSSSEEEDVSPPSSSLSPPSLLSLPSFKDVGNEVGGEKEVWVSVFRFLDRAELLNCMTVCKAWYKWSCDKRLWSHVDVSRCSPLSNQSLAGIIKRQPSSLDLSWTPLAKRQLTCLLSRLPGLRELRVTGLSWSCLSALASPSLPCLRLLDLRWCEGIRDAQIKEIIIPPDSESTRSRLRNMGTLHLSGLEVSDSSLRLLQRHMPQLQRLDLSHCKDISDSSIALLTAAGTHTRHNLTELYLAGCSELTDTCLSYLKRLSCLSLLDLRGCSGVSRRACDAFISDLSHVAHYCMMEEKLIQRMD, from the exons ATGGATCAGTCTAAACCTCGGCACAGCAAAAGACTG CGGGCTGGTACCCGTAGGCGTTACCATGACGATGGCATCTCAGACGAAGAGATCGATGGACGGCGGATGTTTGACCTGGAGGAGAAGGTCAGCAGCCAGAGGTTTAGCTCCGACAGAGTGCTGCGCATGGAGGGGAAag ATCTGACGTTCGAGTTTGTGCAGAGAGGAGGTCTGAGAGACCCCATACTGTTTGAAAGACCTGAAGGACTCGGACTCAA GATGCCTGATTCAGATTTCAGTGTGAATGACGTCAAGATGTTTGTTG GCAGCCGGCGGATGATTGATGTGATGGACGTCAGCACTCAGAAAGGGACGGAGATGTCTATGGCTCAGTGGACTCGATACTACGAGACTCCGCCCCCTCAGAGAGAGAAGCTTTATAATGTCATCAGCCTGGAGTTCAGCCACACCAAGCTGGAGTCGCTGGTCAACAGACCCACAACT gtggacCTGATCGACTGGGTGGACAACATGTGGCCTCGACACctgaaggagagacagagagactcgACAAACTCCATCACAGACATGCAGTACCCCAAAGTCCAGAA ATACTGTCTGATGAGTGTGGAGGGCTGTTACACAGACTTCCACATTGACTTTGGAGGGACATCAGTGTGGTACCACATCCTGAGAGGGAGTAAG gtgttCTGGCtgatccctccctcccctcagaACCTGGAGCTGTACGAGAACTGGGTTCTGTCAGGGAAACAGGGAGACGTGTTCCTGGGAGATCGAGTGTCGGACTGTCAGAGGATAGAGCTGAAGCAGGGCTGCACCTTCATCATCCCCTCAG GTTGGATCCATGCCGTCTACACTCCTGTGGACTCCATGGTGTTTGGAGGAAATTTCCTGCATAGCTTCAACATCCCCATGCAGCTCAACATCTGTAACATCGAGGACAGGACACGG GTTCCGGTGAAGTTCCGTTACCCTTTCTACTACGAGATGTGTTGGTACGTGTTGGAGCGTTATGTGTTCAGCCTGACGAAGACCTCGTACCTCACACCTGAGTTCCAGAAACACTCGCTGGGCATTG GTCTGAAGAAGCCGCCCGGCTCTGATGCAGCCTCTGAGCTggtaaaggaggaggaggaggaggaggaggaagatgaagatgaacagcagcagcagcagcagcctgaaaatgttcatgtgaCTCCTCTTGAACTGGAGGGAATGTGGAACCTGCTGGGCAAACTGGAAGCTCTGCCGTCCAACAAGAAGTGTGTCCCTGCCGGAATACACAACGCCCCTGCTCTCATCACACACATCAag GCTCTCCTGAAGGAACACGCCAACGACAACCCCAAACTGTCATACTCAGGGAAACCCATCATCAGATGGCCAAAAAGA CCCTCGTGGTaccagcctcctcctcctccccctccccctccccgtcCTAAACTGGCCAACACGCCGGTCGTGCCCCGCCCTCAGAaacccgcctcctccatgtcgGTGCTAAGACGTCGCAGAGTCAG gtgtaaACGGTGTGAGGCGTGTATGAGAACAGAGTGTGGAGAATGTAACTTCTGTAGAGATATGAAGAAGTTTGGAGGACCGGGGAAACTCAAACAGACCTGTGTGCTGAGGCAGTGTCTCTCT CCGGGCCTCCCTCTGTCTGCTGTCTGCGAGATCTGTAAGGAGCCCAaccaggaggagacaggagacgcCTCCCTCGTCCTCATGGAGTGTTCCAACTGTGCTCAGATAGTTCATCCTGCCTGTCTcacg gttcagggAGAAGGAGTGGTGAACAAAGACCTGCCAAGCTGCTGGGAGTGTCCCAAATGTGTGCAGGGCATCACTGACCCAgag TCATCAGGCAGTGACGAGTCGTTGGCCCCCGGCCACCAGCAGCAGGTCCGTCCCCGCGGGCCCCTGGTGCTCCGGCTGGGCCCCGGGCCCTCTGCTGCAGTGTTGGGGGGTCCTGGGTGCTCCCAGCAGGACGGGGAGGTGGTCCGCTGTGGtttcttcccccctcctcctctctcctgctgctcctcctcagcctctctTCTCTTGGTGGCGGCCCCTCTGCCTtctcagccaatcagctcgAGACTG TCTAAAGGACATAAAGCTGACGGCCCCCCTCTG AAGCGTAAATCTTCGTCTTTGTTGGACGCTCGGATGGCGAAGATTTACAGACGACAGAGACACAGCCGAGACGGAGATGACTCGGCcagtgatgatgaggatgaag GCtctcagaggaggaagatggcGCTCCACGCTCGAGGGGCGGTCCACTCTACCAGGAGGGGCTTCAATGCTAACAGGAGGGGCTTGCTGAGAGGAGGCTCTGCCCACAGAGGGAGTAGAGGCGGGGTCATGCCTGCTGGCTCCTCTGCATTCAAACTGAAGCGAGGGGTGGGTGTGAGAGAGGCAGGGCGGAGGGGGAGGGGCGTGAGGCTGCGGGGCGGGTCCAGGATGCAACGACGAGGAGATGACTCAGATGAGTCGGACGATGATGaagacgacgatgatgatgatgaggaggaggatgaagaggaggaggaggaggacagtgaGCATGAAGGGAAAGAGCATCGTCATCGTCACCGACGAAGAAGGAGAAGAGCTGATGATGACGAGGAGGATGACAGCGATGGAGGGGACTTTGACCCTGACGAGGATGAGCTAGACACTctggaagatgaggaagaggaggatgaggaggaggaggaggggcgcTGGGATTCAGACCCTGAGCCTCCAGTCCTCCTGGTGTCAGACCTGAGTGACGACCTGCTGAGCGGCTCATACCTGACTGTGACTCTCCAGCACCCCCAAAAGGCCCGCACGCACAGTG gctcCATCGTTCCAAAGCTggaggcagctgtggctcagaggtcagcagggggcgctgcaggcCAGCAGCCCTTTATCCAGAGGAAGACTCTGTCCAAACCCTCCCGACCCAagagctgtgacatcactgagagcACCACACCTCGAGGACCGGGCAG gcCTCGTCTGCGGGGTAACCATGGTGCCAGAGGCGCCAGAGACGGCTCAGGGTCTTcatcagaggaagaggacgtttcccccccctcctcctccctgtctcccccctccctgctGTCGCTCCCCTCCTTCAAAGACGTAGGAAACGAGgtgggaggagagaaggaagtgTGGGTGTCAGTGTTCAGGTTCCTGGACAGAGCCGAGCTGCTGAACTGTATGACTGTGTGCAAGGCCTGGTACAAGTG GAGCTGTGATAAGCGTCTGTGGTCTCATGTGGATGTCAGTCGGTGTAGTCCTCTCTCTAATCAGTCTCTGGCTGGAATCATCAAACGTCAGCCGTCCTCTCTGGACCTGTCCTGGACCCCACTAGCCAAGAGAcagctcacctgtctgctcaGTAGGCtgccag GTCTGAGGGAGCTGAGGGTTACCGGTCTGTCCTGGTCCTGTTTGTCTGCGCTGgcatctccctctcttccctgtCTTCGTCTGCTCGACCTGCGTTGGTGTGAAGGAATCAGAGACGCTCAGATCAAAGAGATCATCATCCCCCCAG ACTCCGAGTCGACCCGCAGCAGGCTGAGGAACATGGGGACTCTGCATTTGTCAGGTCTGGAGGTGAGCGACTCGTCCCTCAGGTTGCTGCAGAGACACATGCCTCAGCTGCAGAGACTCGACCTGTCTCACTGTAAGGACATCAGTGACTCGTCAATCGCTCTGCTCACTGCTGCAGggacacacaccagacacaacCTGACCGAACTCTACCTAGCAG GCTGCAGTGAGCTGACAGACACTTGTCTGTCTTACCTTAAGCGtctgtcctgtctgtctttgttggaCCTGCGTGGATGTTCAGGTGTGAGCAGAAGAGCGTGTGACGCCTTCATCTCTGATCTGTCCCATGTCGCCCACTACTGCATGATGGAGGAGAAGCTAATCCAGCGCATGGACTGA